A stretch of DNA from Malus sylvestris chromosome 9, drMalSylv7.2, whole genome shotgun sequence:
gtttgttccaaaggcatttattgccttcgtcttctggggctgtaccgcgtaatgaagctccaaatgatcaacctctgatgcctcctccttctagggttctgtccagtactgaggctccaaatgatccccctccggtgccttctctttctggggctctaccgactgctgagacttctcctaagcaacctttgtgaaggctccctcttgtgtgcttattttgactcatgtatatgtacatatttgtagcttatcggggatatcaataaataagctttccttcatttcaacgtattgtgttaaatacaccaaagccttcttcgctaagttctttgaattttcttttgttaaagcttgtatgttgaagctttctgagtggagcatgtaggttggggtagtgttcccttaatttcccgagtgaggaaaacttctcggttggagacttggaaaatccaagtcactgagtgggatcggctatatgaatcttagaacgccattgtgctcgatcctgtgtcatgtccttcgttagatccaagtactctaagtcttttcttagagtctcttccaaagttttcctaggtcttcctctaccccttcggccctgaacctctgtcccatagtcgcatcttctaatcggaacgtcagtaggccttctttgcacatgtccaaaccaccgtaacctattttctctcatctttccttcaatttcggctactcctactttacctcggatatcctcattcctaatcttatcctttctcgtgtgcccacacatccaacgaagcatcctcatctccgctacacccattttgtgtacgtgttgatgtttcaccgcccaacattctgtgccatacagcatcgccggccttattgccgtcctataaaattttcccttgagcttcagtggcatacggcggtcacacaacacgccggatgcactcttccacttcatccatccagcttgtattctatggttgagatctccatctaattctccgttcttttgcaagatagatcctaggtaacgaaaacggtcgctctttggtatttcttgatctccgatcctcacccctaactcgttttggcctccatttgcactgaacttgcactccatatattctgtctttgatcggcttaggcgaagacctttagattccaacacttctctccaaaggttaagctttgcatttaccccttcctgagtttcatctatcaacactatatcgtctgcgaaaagcatacaccaaggaatatcatcttgaatatgtcgtgttaactcatccattaccaacgcaaaaaggtaaggacttaaggatgagccttgatgtaatcctacagttatgggaaagctttcggtttgtccttcatgagttcttacggcagtctttgctccttcatacatatcctttatagcttggatatatgctactcgtactcctttcttctctaaaatcctccaaagaatgtctcttgggaccctatcatacgctttttccaaatctataaagaccatgtgtaaatcctttttcccatctctatatctttccatcaatcttcgtaagagatagattgcctccatggttgagcgccctggcatgaacccgaattggttgtccgaaacccgtgtctcttgcctcaatctatgctcaatgactctctcccagagcttcattgtatgactcattagcttaatacccctatagttcatgcaattttgtacgtcgcccttattcttgtagataggcaccaaagtgctcattcgccactcatttggcatcttcttcgttttcaaaatcctattgaaaaggtcagtgagccatgttatacctgtctctcccaaaagtttccacacttcgattggtatatcgtctgggcctattgtttttttatgcttcatcttcttcaaagctacaaccacttcttccttccggattcgacgataaaaagagtagtttctacactcttctgagttactcaactcccctaaagaagcactcatttcatgtccttcattgaaaagattatgaaaataacctctccatctgtctttaaccgcgttctctgtagcaagaacctttccatcctcatccttgatgcacctcacttggtttaggtcccttgtcttcttttcccttgctctagatagtttatagatatccaactctccttctttggtatctagtcgtttatacatatcgtcgtaagccgctaacttagcttctctgacagctttcttcgcctcttgcttcgcttttctatacctttcaccattttcatcagtcctctccttgtataaggctttacaacattccttcttagccttcacctttgtttgtacctcctcattccaccaccaagattccttttggtgtggggcaaagcccttggactctcctaatacctcttttgctacttttcggatacaactagccatggaatcccacatttggctagcttccccctctctatcccacacacattgggtgattaccttctctttgaaaatggcttgtttttcttcttttagattccaccatctagtccttgggcacttccaagtcttgttcttttgtcttactcttttgatatgtacatccatcaccaacaagcgatgttgattagccacgctctctcctggtataactttgcaatccttacaagttatacgatcccctttcctcattagaagaaaatctatttgtgtttttgacgacccactcttgtaggtgatcacatgttcttctctcttcttaaagaaggtgttggctaagaagagatcatatgccattgcaaaatccaagatagcttccccatcctcgtttctctccccaaaaccatggccaccatgaaaacctccatagttgcctgtctccctgcccacgtgtccatttaaatctcctcctataaataacttctccgtctgagcaattccttgcaccaagtctccaagatcttcccaaaatttctccttcgaactcgtatccaaccctacttgaggtgcgtacgcactaatcacattgataagttcttgtcctattacaatcttgattgccatgattctatctcctaccctcttgacatctacaacatcttgtaccaaggtcttgtccacgatgatgccaacaccgtttctcgttctatttgtgcccgaataccaaagtttaaaccctgagttttctagatcctttgccttactaccaacccacttagtttcttgtaggcacataatatttatccttctcctcaccataacttccactacttccatagattttcccgttaaggttcctatattccacgttcctaaacgcattttgctctcttgaactctacccttctgtcctagcttcttcatcctcccccgtctaataggatcaaagtacttcttttgtgtgtcccgggtaaagttgataggagcatatgctcccaaacaactttgagtggagtcgttcgaaaagaagtttctatggcccccttgctcatttaacactgcatccgggtgccgatggagatacagcgacccttgctcacttatcactgtgctcaggccacacagcgcgccacttacgggtgacgccctagctttagcgcgattttgttctggattcattttcataaggattcgacgtgatcatggagtgccggctgtcgactacctgacgccctccccctcctcctttatccgggcttgggaccggccatgtaagacataggcggagttataTACTCCATTATAGGTACAACtctacaatttttttcttcaaataattaaaatataatgaaagttAGAACAAAAACATTTATACCTGACTCACCATTACCATCAACGTACCCGTTTTCGCAGTCATAGTTCACGTACGTGCATGTTTGGTAATGCTTTCTAAAACTAACTTTCAAAAGTTGTCATAAATATGAAAATTAACAGCCCAttggtttagatttttaaagggtattttcaaatttccaaggTTCCAAATTTAAATCTCCCTCGCATTAATATCattcactaaaaaaaaaaattgaaaaacattaAACAACTATTTTTCAGTTTCaccatttccttctcttttaAATGCTTACTTTTAGAACTCTTGCCCCTCCACGGAAATCTGCTTCTTGCACAGATTTTTCTCCATAGAATCACTTCAACATTTTCCTCTTACACTGCGCTTAGACATGGAACTTTCcactaaaagaaaataaatttttcaCCTCTCTCTAATggtaataatttttctttttagctaAGTACAAATACGGACACAGTGAAAGAATGAAGTAAATGAAAAATAGCAGCTAGCTACTGCACACCAGGGtatataaagaaaagaaaaccctagAACTCAAActctatataaaaataaataaataaaataaataaaaactctaGATCCAGCCGAAGCCACCATCACCATTAGAACAACAAACCCTTTCGGCTCTGAGAACAAAAACCCGATACAAAGGACGAACCTTTCTCTTTGATTTGCAGCGAATTTCAAATGAAGCTAAGGAATGGTTTTAGGGATCTTTGATTTACGCATTTGTTTGGGTTCAAATGTTGGAATAATTGAATCAGGTATGCTTCTACATCTTGGATATCGATCTGTTTATGTTGCGTTTTGGTGAGCTGGATTTGTTTGTGCTTACGATATCCAGAATTGTAATCTTGGAATTTGCTTCTTTGAATTCCTTGAATATTCATTTGAGTTTTCATCATGTCTACCCGTAAGAATGTAAAAAGGCAGAGAAGAGATGCTCAACCTTTGTTGATGAGATCCAGTTTAACGGAAGAAATCTTGTTGACATACTTGCAAGATTACCCGTGAAATCTCTTTTGCGGTTCAGATGCGTTTACAAATCTTGGAACAATTTAATTATCAGCCCTAGTTTCATAAACGCCCATCTTAAAAGTAATGTCGTGCAAAATTTTTGTAATCATCTACTCATCCACACTGACATGAGCAATTGCTTGTCACTCTTTGATGCTGAAACATTTTCCAAGCATTTGGATTTAGAGCTTCCTGGTCATGATTTTGGTTTCGTCGTTCACGGTTCGTGCAATGGATTGGTTTGCATCTCTAATTCTGCATTTATGACCTTGGAGAGTCCGGTATATCTATGGAACCCATCAATCAGAAATTTGAAAAGACTTCCCAATAGCCTTCAACATACAACTGTTTTCGTTCATCTAGGGTTTGGGTTTCATAGTGAGGTTGACAACTATAGGGTTGTGAGGGTTGCGAGATTTCTATGCAACAAAAGTATCTTTGGGATTGAGGTTTACAATATTAGACTGAATTGTTGGAGGACAATTACCACGGTGCCTCCTGTTTCAAATGATGTCAATTTTTTGCAGTCTGCGTGCGTTTTCCTGAACGGAGTTGTCTATTGGATCACAAAGGAGCCATCTCAACATAGCCCTTCCATCCTTACTTTTGATCTCGGCAGCGAGGTTTTTCAAAAGATTCTGCTTCCCGAGACAACGGTCGAAGTGCCCACTGACGTCGGTATTCAAGTGGTTGAGAACTCAGTCTCCTTATTCCAAGTAAGAACAGACAGGCTTGGCTTGTACTGTGACATAAGCGTTTTGGAAGTGAATACTTGGAAAATGATGCAGACAATTATTTTTCCATACTCTAAATTAGCATGGCCATTAGGGATGGAAGCAGATGGCAGACTTCATTTGGCTATAAAAGGCGACAATCCAGATCACCCAGAATTGGTTTTATTTGATCCCAAAGTCTATCGAAATTAGGGTTACTGGAATCGGGTTGAATTGCAAGTACTTAGCCTATGTTGATGTCTATATTGAGAGTCTAATTTTACTCAACAGAAGTCTAATTTTGACTTTGGTTCCAAGTCATATTATGTATGCGTGCATATGTTTGGTAGACTATCTTGAACGCTTCATTAGCAAAATTTTAATTCGGTTTGGTGTTGTGTAATcattagttaatttttttttttataaaaatgattgTCTTGTTGATACATTAATAGTACTTAGTAATATGTTTTAGTCATAATTGTACCTTGCATtagtgacaaaaaaaaaatacttatgattattattatattaCGTAAATCGCGTTCCATTTTTAGCAATCTACACTTCACATTGaatattttcctttctttttttcttttcactcagGAGTTTATGGGGCTAAAAGGagtaataatttaaaattacaaACCATAGTTTAACTTCAAAATCGTGAGTTTATGTTGCTGACTGAAATACACCTTCACAATGTCAGCAATCCAAAGAAAGTTCGAACTTCATTTAAGAGAAATGTCCAGGAAGAAACGCAAAGCAAGAGATGATGCAACGTAGAGAGGAACAAAGTCAATACACAAGTTCCAAACCgaaacaaattaaacaaaaagatATAAACGTGATAATTTAATCTCACTATAACTAAAGTTCAAACCATCTACGTTCTTCCTCGTCCTCTCCGTAGTGTAGCATTTACAGTAGAAAGAtgtttataataataaaaaaaaagttataagCTTAAGGTTTTCAATACTATTAGCAATGTTAGATTTAGGTTTAAATTCAACCTATATTTTAAATGGGGTCCAATTGTAAAATACCTATATCATAAGAAtactataaaaaatttcaagtgaAACATATTTAAGATAGATACAACTAATTTTGAAGAGGTAtattacaagtaaaaaaatatCTATAATATAGGTAGCTAAAAACATTTTATCTGTAATATAGTTAAATTGtcgacaaattttttttgtaatacaGGTAtattaaataagtaaaaagaCTGAATACAACATAGTTGATGGGATTTTATCCTTATGATTTAGGATATTACATTCTTTAGAATTTTAAATGTtatcacaaacttaacaaaaaGTAGTTCTTGGacctatttataaaaaaaaaaaaaaaaaaggaatatttCTAAACTAGctcacaaaattaaaattatattgAATGTACCCGATAAATATTGTCCACCGTGCACTAAAAACCCAACGGAATGTCGTGTACTTGGGTAGGATAAGATAAATTCGTATCTTGGGCGGCCTTAGTAAAgtaaaaagaacaaaacaattttgagAAGCCTTACTTCAAACCATAGAAGGAACATACAAGCAACAGTTCGTTATGCACTGTATTTTATTGCTTCACAATTAGACAAGTAAAAGTTATACTACTATGAATCCCCTGGATTATATCACAACAGAGACAGTCTACGAAAAAAGAGTGTCAAAACAGATTCTTCCGAAGGCACGTCACAACTTACAACACCCGAAAACAGAATTCACGACACAGAAATCAGAATTCAATTGAGAAGAATCAGACTCTCACTATAAGAACCGACGTACCCATCATGAAGATTAATTCCAAGGGGTTTGATTTGGCGTGGTTCTGGATTATACAAAACGAAATCGCCATTGAGCATAGCCATATGAACTCCACCAGTTGCTCTAAAACCCAATGGCCACGTTATCCATCCACGCTCTGGAAGAACAATCGTGCGGatcattttccaagtctccattTCCAGAACCCATATTTTACAGTAGTAATCCTTCCCATCTTGTCTGTAACCGAACATAGAAACCAATTTCCCAAACACGCCCATACTGATGTGAATTATGCCTTCGCCTACTTTATTAGGAACCATAATCTTTTGAAAAACCTCACGGACGAAATCAAAAGAAAGGATGGAACAGCACTGCTGAGAAGGATCAACTACAATCCAGTACCCAACACCATCAGCGTATGCAAACGGGTTAGTGCTGAAAGACGAGACATTAGGTGAAAGAGGAGGAACTGCGCTAATTCTTTTCCAGGCATCCAATCTAACGCTGTACACCTCAACTCCGAAGATACTTTTCTTCTGCTGAAACCTCACAATCCTCACAACCTTATAGTCCTTTTCCCCACCGTGAAACCCAAATCCAATTGCAACGAAACGGATTGTGTGCTGAATAAGGCCTTTCGGAAGCCTCTTGAATTTTCTGATTGATGGGTTCCATAGATATATAGGAGTCTTCAAACACAGACCTAAACGATTAGAGAGGCAAAGCAATCCATTGCATGAACCATAAATGCATAAACTTATATTCTCCTGCTCGGGAAGCTCTAAATCCAAATACTTTGCGAATGTATCCCGACAGCAGAGCGAAAAGCTATAATTTGCAGTGCGGAGAAGAAGATAATCGTATGAATCTGGCATTATATTTTTTTCGAGATGGGCGGTTTTGAAACCAGGGCTGCTAATTAAAGTGTTCCAAGATTTGCAGACACATCTGAACCGTAAAAGAGATTTCACAGGTAATCTTACAAGGATTTCAAACAAGATTTCTTCTGGGATATgttttcttctttgtcttctttcaTACTTAAGGTCAAACATATTGAAGCTAAACAAAAGGCCTAATTACCAGAACATGCAAAGCATTCTGAAACGACAATTCCACACACCATTACCAGAAACCCAAATCAAGAAAAGCTCATGAAACACGCAACAGTTCTTGGATGATCCAGTTGAACAACGTAATCAGATAAATACCCGAGAAGTAGATCATACCTCGACTATGCCTATGGAGTTTCAATTCGAAACCCTAACTGTTACTTCTTGATCAATCAAGCAAATGCGGGCATCCAAGAGACACTGAATGATCGAATCCACGTCCAGACACAAAGAACCCCGAACTCCATTTCTTGGTTTTCAGGAGCTGATCGGCTTCACCGTCTTCCCTTGGTGGCTTCGTTCACATTCAACCTTTGTTTGCCTGTTCGTTCTGGCGGggtctttttcctttgattttgtaTCGGTTGTTGTCAGCTTGCCTTGGTTGCTGAATCGTGTTAAAAGTCTATACTCTGCTTCTATTTTTGCTGTCAAGTTTGAAGTTCGTTTATGTAATTTGCAATATTTTGGATCATGAGATGTTCTGCCACATGTACGGCTCAGATCAGTTGTTATGCTGTTGCCCTATAGTCGTAGGAGTTGTCCTATGTACTGGGAGAATTCCAAAAAAGACCAATCTAAAAAAATGTCTCTTCGTGAAAAGCTATTGCTGCTCTGATTTTCTTTGTCTGTGCCGCTGCTGCCATTTTTGCTCATATCTTTATGTTTTTCTCAACTTTATTTCTAGTTTTGATGAAGATGGAGATGGTCTGAATGAGTAGTGCTAcatgatcaattttttaaatcaaatttgaaaaatatgcaatatgtcaccaataaaaaataagcacgttaatcaacacttattaataatctaattatcaacaattatgtcatattgtttacaaaatttggttttgaaaatttaatctctctagcattatcttgGTCCGAATACCAACAAATTGGACTGATTTGTATTTGTTGTATGGGTGTCATCTTTGGATCAGTTTAGTTTGCCATGTGAGCTTATATATGGGTtagtttgatattgttgtgctttttaagaaaaaactgtttttgttgtgttttaagaataattagatgtaaaaaaaaattagcgtTTGGTAcgctatattttttaaagtgtTGTGATTATGAACATGGTAGTGGGGGTGGCGGCGATAACAACGGTGACATGGGCAGTGCTGGTGGCTATGGTAGTGATGGTAGTAGTAATGGTGGGCAGTGCTGGTGATTATGGTAGTGA
This window harbors:
- the LOC126633987 gene encoding F-box/kelch-repeat protein At3g06240-like; this translates as MSNCLSLFDAETFSKHLDLELPGHDFGFVVHGSCNGLVCISNSAFMTLESPVYLWNPSIRNLKRLPNSLQHTTVFVHLGFGFHSEVDNYRVVRVARFLCNKSIFGIEVYNIRLNCWRTITTVPPVSNDVNFLQSACVFLNGVVYWITKEPSQHSPSILTFDLGSEVFQKILLPETTVEVPTDVGIQVVENSVSLFQVRTDRLGLYCDISVLEVNTWKMMQTIIFPYSKLAWPLGMEADGRLHLAIKGDNPDHPELVLFDPKVYRN
- the LOC126582128 gene encoding F-box/kelch-repeat protein At3g06240-like codes for the protein MFDLKYERRQRRKHIPEEILFEILVRLPVKSLLRFRCVCKSWNTLISSPGFKTAHLEKNIMPDSYDYLLLRTANYSFSLCCRDTFAKYLDLELPEQENISLCIYGSCNGLLCLSNRLGLCLKTPIYLWNPSIRKFKRLPKGLIQHTIRFVAIGFGFHGGEKDYKVVRIVRFQQKKSIFGVEVYSVRLDAWKRISAVPPLSPNVSSFSTNPFAYADGVGYWIVVDPSQQCCSILSFDFVREVFQKIMVPNKVGEGIIHISMGVFGKLVSMFGYRQDGKDYYCKIWVLEMETWKMIRTIVLPERGWITWPLGFRATGGVHMAMLNGDFVLYNPEPRQIKPLGINLHDGYVGSYSESLILLN